One genomic segment of Acidobacteriota bacterium includes these proteins:
- a CDS encoding replication-associated recombination protein A: MRPRTLDEFVGQEQILGPGKPLRAAIERDDTGSILFWGPPGTGKTTLAHIIARESKADFLEFSAVLSGIKEIKEVMAQAEKARAYGTRTIVFVDEIHRFNKAQQDAFLPHVEKGNIRLIGATTENPSFEIISALLSRMRVYILSALSEDQIVALLQRALVDKDRGLGELNVTATDDVLRTIASYSSGDARSAYNVLEVAANTAAQMAGKGPSSSKSAPAITHELVQDAVQKRILVYDKSGEEHYNLISALHKSVRNSDADASLYWLGRMLEAGEDPLYVARRVVRMAVEDIGMADPQALAITLAARDAIDFLGMPEGALALAQAVVYLALAPKSNALYAAYGAVLEDVEKTAQQPVPLHLRNAPTGMMKSWGYGKGYQYAHALEEKVADMECLPETLADRRYYQPTAEGQEKRWREIMEEVAKRRAQAGAKKPQG, from the coding sequence ATGCGTCCGCGCACGCTCGACGAGTTTGTTGGACAGGAGCAGATCCTCGGCCCGGGCAAGCCGCTGCGCGCTGCCATCGAGCGTGACGACACGGGGTCGATCCTCTTCTGGGGGCCGCCCGGCACCGGCAAGACCACGCTCGCGCACATCATCGCGCGCGAGAGCAAGGCCGACTTCCTCGAGTTCTCCGCGGTGCTGAGCGGCATCAAGGAGATCAAGGAAGTGATGGCGCAGGCGGAGAAGGCTCGCGCTTACGGCACGCGGACCATCGTGTTCGTCGACGAGATACACCGCTTCAACAAGGCGCAGCAGGATGCGTTCCTTCCCCACGTCGAGAAGGGCAACATCCGGCTGATCGGCGCGACGACGGAGAATCCGTCCTTCGAGATCATCTCCGCGCTGCTCTCGCGCATGCGCGTCTATATCCTCAGCGCGCTCTCCGAAGACCAGATCGTCGCGCTGCTCCAGCGCGCGCTCGTGGATAAAGACCGCGGACTCGGCGAACTTAACGTCACCGCCACCGACGACGTGCTCCGCACCATCGCCAGCTACAGCTCCGGCGACGCGCGCAGCGCCTACAACGTGCTCGAAGTCGCCGCGAACACCGCTGCGCAAATGGCCGGCAAGGGGCCTTCTTCTAGCAAGTCAGCACCCGCCATCACCCACGAACTGGTGCAGGACGCGGTGCAGAAACGCATCCTGGTCTACGACAAAAGCGGCGAAGAGCATTACAACCTCATCTCCGCGCTGCACAAGTCGGTCCGCAACTCCGACGCCGACGCTTCCCTCTACTGGCTCGGGCGCATGCTCGAGGCCGGCGAAGATCCGTTGTATGTGGCCCGCCGCGTCGTGCGCATGGCGGTCGAGGATATCGGGATGGCCGACCCGCAGGCGCTCGCTATCACGCTCGCCGCGCGCGATGCCATCGACTTCCTCGGCATGCCCGAAGGCGCGCTCGCGCTGGCGCAGGCGGTCGTCTATCTCGCGCTCGCTCCAAAGTCGAACGCGCTCTACGCCGCGTATGGCGCGGTGCTCGAAGATGTGGAGAAGACCGCGCAGCAGCCTGTCCCACTGCACCTGCGCAACGCGCCTACCGGGATGATGAAGTCGTGGGGCTACGGCAAGGGCTACCAGTACGCGCACGCGCTCGAAGAAAAGGTCGCCGACATGGAGTGCCTGCCCGAGACGCTCGCCGATCGCCGCTACTACCAGCCGACGGCCGAGGGCCAGGAGAAACGCTGGCGCGAGATCATGGAAGAGGTAGCCAAGCGACGCGCGCAGGCAGGAGCAAAGAAGCCCCAAGGTTAG
- a CDS encoding SpoIIE family protein phosphatase yields MAASPEPSAFPVRRPDAQIVRDLLKLQKAAQKISSTLDIDVLMDKIVHEVAATFGCLEASVWLADHGRGEMVLAGVRGCTTHKKGHRFKIGEEGMVGWVAAHGRTRYAPDVTLDEFYIRCEHDTRSEIVIPLRARGEMIGAFVAGHPELDGFSGWHRQLLEGLADQIAIAVDNASRFRHEQSVNEAILREAAEARVVQEALLPKASPFAPGFSVQGCSLPAGAVGGDWYDYIPLSEGKWGIVLADVSGKGMAAALLMSATRAALRSMADTCFGPGGVLQKLNRQLVSDIPAGRFITMIFGIFDPAARKLTFANAGHPWPVFASANGSGTQALPTERGLPLGINESFYSEVDVELTPGSRLLFYSDGISEAENPAGDEYGQERIFAQLDREDVCADTLLEDIKRFAGGRAQHDDATVILIRAE; encoded by the coding sequence ATGGCAGCGAGCCCAGAGCCCTCGGCCTTCCCCGTGCGCCGGCCGGACGCGCAGATCGTCCGCGACCTGCTGAAGCTGCAGAAAGCCGCGCAGAAGATCAGCTCCACCCTCGACATCGATGTGCTGATGGACAAGATAGTCCATGAGGTCGCCGCGACCTTCGGGTGTCTGGAAGCTTCCGTGTGGCTCGCCGACCATGGCCGCGGCGAGATGGTGCTGGCCGGGGTGCGCGGCTGCACCACCCATAAGAAAGGACACCGCTTCAAGATCGGCGAGGAGGGCATGGTGGGGTGGGTAGCCGCCCACGGCCGCACGCGCTACGCGCCGGACGTGACGCTGGATGAGTTCTACATCCGCTGCGAGCACGATACGCGCTCCGAGATCGTGATCCCACTGCGCGCGCGCGGAGAGATGATCGGCGCCTTCGTCGCGGGCCACCCCGAGCTCGATGGTTTCAGCGGATGGCATCGCCAGTTGCTTGAGGGCCTGGCCGATCAGATCGCCATCGCGGTGGACAACGCCAGCCGCTTCCGGCATGAGCAGTCGGTGAACGAAGCTATCCTGCGGGAAGCTGCGGAAGCGCGCGTGGTGCAAGAGGCGCTGCTGCCCAAGGCTTCCCCGTTCGCGCCGGGATTTTCCGTGCAAGGCTGCTCGTTGCCGGCGGGCGCCGTGGGCGGCGACTGGTACGACTACATCCCGCTCTCCGAGGGCAAGTGGGGCATCGTGCTGGCAGATGTTTCGGGAAAAGGCATGGCGGCGGCGCTGCTGATGAGTGCCACGCGCGCTGCGCTGCGCTCCATGGCGGACACCTGCTTCGGCCCCGGCGGCGTGTTGCAGAAACTCAATCGCCAGCTGGTGAGCGACATCCCCGCCGGACGCTTCATCACCATGATCTTCGGCATCTTCGATCCGGCGGCGCGCAAACTCACCTTCGCCAACGCCGGGCATCCGTGGCCGGTCTTTGCTTCGGCCAATGGTTCGGGGACGCAAGCACTGCCGACCGAGCGCGGCCTGCCCCTCGGCATCAATGAGAGTTTTTACTCGGAAGTGGACGTGGAGCTCACCCCCGGCTCGCGGCTGCTGTTTTATTCGGATGGCATCAGCGAGGCGGAAAACCCTGCCGGCGATGAGTATGGTCAGGAGCGCATCTTCGCGCAGCTCGACCGCGAAGACGTCTGCGCCGATACGCTGCTCGAGGACATCAAGCGCTTTGCCGGCGGCCGCGCCCAGCATGATGACGCCACCGTCATCCTCATCCGCGCGGAGTAG
- a CDS encoding STAS domain-containing protein has product MVLKLRVRQEPEGITVLELEGRILVAESSQQLHQAVREQLAQGARKIVLHLGGVSYVDSSGVGEVVSAFSAARDSGGELRLAAVTPKVRDLMVMTNLNRVFDLNQSEADAIASFKN; this is encoded by the coding sequence ATGGTCCTGAAGCTAAGAGTCCGGCAGGAGCCCGAGGGCATCACCGTCCTGGAGCTGGAAGGACGCATCCTGGTGGCCGAATCCAGCCAGCAGTTGCACCAGGCCGTGCGCGAGCAACTTGCCCAGGGAGCGCGCAAGATCGTGCTCCACCTCGGCGGCGTCAGCTACGTCGACAGCAGCGGCGTCGGCGAGGTGGTCAGCGCCTTCAGTGCCGCGCGCGACTCCGGCGGGGAACTCCGCCTCGCCGCCGTTACCCCCAAGGTCCGCGACCTGATGGTGATGACCAACCTCAACCGCGTCTTCGACCTCAACCAAAGCGAAGCCGACGCCATCGCGTCATTCAAGAACTGA